A window of Rosa rugosa chromosome 7, drRosRugo1.1, whole genome shotgun sequence genomic DNA:
GGCCTCGATCTATCACCCTCTTCGATCATTTGAGTTTCCGCattggaaaatgatttgtggcctcaatgaggtctaagatttgtggcctcaattttaggtgtcatgtcatgtcatttacacacatcacctatttgttAAATCATGCCATGTATGTAATACTTTGAACTTGGCCTCGATCTATCACCCTCTTCGATCATTTGAGTTTTCCGCattggaaaatgatttgtggcctcaatgaggtctaagatttgtggcatcaattttaggtgtcatgtcatgtcatctacacacatcacctatttgttaaatcatgccatgtaattctaGAGAAAAAGACAATCTTATAATTCCAAAATCTAAtaactctaaattattttggctttctttcatgggtgattctagttggatctccaaatttgctctttggacctctcatactaatttactttttagaatacttgaaaagctaagtagacctccttatttttaccaaaacacccttgaatatgagatacaacaatttattactctactttttatctctatcttcaaccatgagaagaagaatgaatcaaaatcacatgatattgctctcttatgagtaggtttctcctccaccaaaattaatcaaaggttctcgatcttgatatatTGCTGAAATccttttgaatttgctaaaaaaaTGATTTCAAGAGTTTCGGGTTGGAAGattgagtaataactatatcataatattccatgaatttagtttaaggaaatttcaaatcagattattttgaatttatttttgtattaaatgatgggccatgtatataaattattatttttacttaattattttaggtaaattataaaactatatggcaatacaaggaaattccggaagaaataaaaaaataatttaattgaatgttatatttaaggaggtaagaagagtttttttttttcccatttttctctctttgtccttatttgtcttttcatatgacttgaccaaatctattaataattgaaaaaagttggaggtccaaatattaaatttggaggtccaactagaaccacccttctttcatttttttttcttttcattacactcatgcttagatttaaacaacaatttttttttcttcaattaagagtagaaaaaaaatcatgtaattcagtcaatagatttgcacgtACATACGattaatagatttgcataacacgtgtacaacctttgttgggttcttgcaaattttgaaaatataatgtgaaaaatacatattcatttgattgtatatattcttttgttcattgttttctctttatgtagctacGGTTTAACGTTAGAtctgaatttattattttttgtttgtttttctcttaTATTTATAGATTGTAGATGTTAACTAATGGTTGCTAacgtgaattttttttttcttacatcttaatttagacataagtattttccgaatttaatttattaatgctattttttttggatgaaattaatcaatatttggaaagaaaagttaacgtctatttcttgacacataattcaatatattaatgccatttggaaagaaaaattaaagaaaagaatttaattaaatgaagaaaaatattggtcaaagaatctgtagacatatctcttaaattaatacataattaatagctaatatttttttttgtacctaattaaattaattaatgtaattgattcacccctATCATCTAAAAAGAAATGTAAAAGAGTAAAATTGGTGtcgcaatagtatgatgtggcaagatatattatgtggaattgaaaataaaaattgtatttactaacatgacatgacacctaggatttgaggccacaaatcttaagTCTCGTTGAGGCCCCATATCATTGCCCTTCTGCATTTATgttcaattacatgcatatggTTTTGATAAGAAACAAATTAACTGCATAGTATTATGAGCAGTAGTTGATAACTCTCCAAAATTTGACCATGGGGAACGGTCCTCTCCAAAATTTGACCATGAGGAACGGTCCTCTCCCACTTCTGCATATATATGCATACAAAGGAATGATCGAGTACGTGATTCGAGTCCATTGCAGTATTGAATTTTGCTCTGCTCATCATTTACATTTCAGTACAACCCTCACGATTCCattggagaagatgaagttCTCCTATCATTCCATTCTTTTATTCATTCATTTCTCTGCTTTGTTCACTAACCCACATGCTAGCCCTAGTTATACTATTGGCTCCTCTCGCATCACAAAAGTTTCATTGCCTTCGTTCGAAGACTCATTGGTGTCGACCATGGAACTTCTACAAAATGTGACCTCTACCATGTCCCAAAtccatgatgatgatggtgatctATTTCTTAATGTTACTATTCAACATTGTGCAAATTTCCTTGGCGAAATTGCTGGAGTCTTGAATTGGACCCTTTCTTCGATTGATCAGGAATACACTAAAGCTTCATCTGGAGATTATAATAAATCTTATACAACAGGTGATGTTATTTCCCATGCTAGGACGTTGTTGAATGCTAGTCATGGCAGCCAAGAAACATGTATGGAGGTGCTCAATGGTACCAAACACTCCATGGTTGCAGGGAACCTCAAACAAGTGACCGCATCTATCTATGAAATCTTTGATATGTTGCAGATGCTACAAGCTTGTAGTCCTGATTTTTCCAAGGCTACTGGTGCTATACCAATTGGTTCGACTGGACTTGATGACTTCAAGATTACGCTAAAACCAAACGTCACTGTTTCACAAGATGGGAAGGGAGATTTCAAGCTAATAATGGATGCGATTGCGGCTGCACCAAGTCACTCGACCAAGTACTTTGTGATACTTGTTAAGAAAGGGGTTTACAACGAATATGTGAACATCAACAACACAAAATCGAATATGATCCTGATTGGAGAGGGTAAGGATGCTACTATCATTTCCGGGAGTAAAAGCGCAGGCTGCGGTTTGACAACATTTGATACAGCCACATTTGGTAAGACACTAAATATTTAATTCTTTGCTCAAATtccaattaaaaataaaattgtacGTACATTCGGACATAActtcatatttttttattaacaaATTAATATATAACATATCATTTAGACCCCATTTCACTTTCGAATTTAACATCATTTCACCATACCATATATGGgtaagtgttgggtcatttgcaccatcggtgcatagaataattttcaACCATATATATAGTTTCACTTAATTATAACGACAATCAATTCACAACCTCAAAATTAACATTTCAAATTACTAGTCATAATTAATGTTTATATATGTTTGACTTCCAATAGCTGTTAGAGCCCAAGGATTCGTTGCAATTGACATAGGGTTCGAGAACACAGCAGGTCAAAATAATAAGCAAGCGGTCGCACTTCTGTCTGGCGGCGACCACTCTGTCTTCTATCGGTGCAAGATAACAGGAAATCAAGACACATTGCTTGTGCAAGCCGGCCGCCAGTTCTTCCGAGAATGCCAAATCACCGGCACTGTCGACTTCATCTTTGGCTATGGCACTGTCGTCTTCCAAAAATGCAACATTTACATCAAGAAAAACCAAATTGGCGGCACTAGTGTCATCGCTGCCCACGGCCGTAACTCCTCAACAGACTCATCCGGCTTTTCATTCCAATTCTGCAATATCGATGGAGACCCTAAGGTGTCCGCTGTGGAGCCAACTCAAGAAGGCGCGTACCTCGGTCGGAGTTGGGGCATTTATGCACGAACAGTGTTCATGCAGTCGTCTATAAGTGATGTTCTAAGGCCGGAGGGTTGGCTTCAATGGCATCTAGATCCTGAAGACAAACTATATTTCGGTGAGTACCAGAATTCTGGGCCTGGTGCGGCGCTTGGAGGCCGGGTGAAGTGGCCTGGTTTTCATAAGATGACCGCATCTGATGCTGATAAATATACAGTGGCCAACTTTATTGATGGGAATTCATGGCTAGCTTCTTTAGGCATCCCATACACACAGGGATTGGATCCGCCGGCCAATCCTCCAACCAATCCGCCGACCAATCCGCCAGCTAATCCGCCTGCCAATCCTCCAGCCAATCCTCCAGCCAATCGGCCGGCCAATCCGCCAGCCAATCCGCCAATGGCAGCTTCAACAATCATAGTCACAACCTACAAAAAGTTCATTTCGAGTTTTTACACCAGCGATTGAAATTAGCAAAAGAGTTTAAGGAAATTATCAAGCTGTATTTTGAGGTTTTATCACTTAAATCATTCACCTAATAAGTTTTTTCTTGGTAAGTGTGAACTTGTGAGTTTGACTTATGAGAAAAACTAGTTGTTGTAATTCAGTTATTGatgtaataataataaaaaaaatcattcacctaattttttttgttgtttcaaATTTTAGCGGCAAGACAGATCAATGATTAAGCAACAAAGACATGATAAACTAGTCAAAaatttaagggtttttgtcaatttaccccatttttagagatttttttcccacttaccccattaagtttttttaatccCCTCTTACttaaaacactctaaggatgtattccctaataccccattaaggttttttttttttgtttttatatatttttttaataccattttaccctcatccctttgttacttagagagagaaagagaaaatggaagagagagaaaccatatgaTACTTTGCTTAagccggtcaccggtcgccggaatccggccaactttctcCAGAATCTGGTCACCGATCGCTGGATTCTGGTCACCTGCCGCCGgccaccggacttttctgaaaacctcaccggaaaagtttattgccccccaatagaggggcaataatgGTCtcttgccctccaatagacgtctattaccccaatagtctattgccccccaatagacgtctattggtcCCCAATAGATATTTCAGTTGTCGGAATGTGagctaatctccctaaatttagacaaataaaactttgattaaagaaaaaaaggggaagtttacatcaatttaaaacttctattaccctccaatagatgtctattgcccccaataccCTTTTCTACAACCTATACCCATCAAAGTTTGATGATGTAATATGAAATGCCCAATCACATATTTGGGCAATCAAATTGTAAGTTTACTAAAAACTTTGGAATGATTTCATGTAGTAGAGGAGAGGCAATACATTTATTTATCATAAAATAAAAGCTtacaaaataacaaaatatcaagaaaataataacttgtgGATCCTTGATGGTTAACGTGAGATGCTTCTAAAATGGTAAGCTTTCAAAACCAAATCCGGCAACGGTTGGCTTTACCGCAACTCAAAGAAACGACGTCGCACAGAGGCATGGACTCCTCGTCCTCCATTTCTATTAAACCGCCACAAAAACCAAATCTCAGTCTTCCAGTCTCTCTGATCATTCTTCTTCTCACTCACTCCAAAATGGCGAGTCGACTCGTTCTCGGGTTCACACTCGCGCTCTGCTCCTCTTCTCCTCCCGCCCAGCTCTCTGCAAGGACGTTGTCGTCGACGACGACGAGGATCTCAGCTTCCTCGATGAGCCGACCGAGCAGGGCCACGACGTGGCGCCTCACTATCCAGATCCTGACAAATTTGATGGCGAGACCTACGCCGACGCCGACGACTTCTCCGATTTCGATGAGGGCGATCATGAGGCGTACAAGGAGCCGGAGGTCGACGAGAAGGACGTCGTCGTTTTGAAGAGGGCGTACTTCAACGAGACGGTGAAGAAGAAcaatcggagagagagagagagagtgtgtgtgtgtgcagatcgcggagagaggagagagaaaaagtgaGAGTAGTGGCAggtgtaattaattaattaagttaagggcaaaactgtaattttattttaaacAAGGAAAGTGCGAATACAAATTTATTGCTGGGGCAAGTGAGATTATTTTGGCAAaatttggtgctttgggtcaggAACCCAAAATTTAATCATATCTCTCTCACCCGACCCGATCCGATCCGATCCGATCCGAACTCTAGCTTATGAGTCATATTTGGGCCAGAGTGATGGACTGggcttttgaaacatggccgtgtctaaaacccgacccgaactcCAAGCTTCTAATATCGATTCGTTACAAACCCGAGTCTCACCGCCAAGGCATGGGACGCAGCAGCAGGAGTAGGAAGGAGGCCTCATCCAGTCGACGCAGACGAAAGTCCGACGACTCCGACTCCGACTCCGATTCGTACACCGACTCCGACGATTCCGACAGCCTCGACTCCTCTCCGGCGAGGAGTTCCGGCAAGCGCAAGGAGCGAAGCAGTCGCAGCAGAAAGAGCAGCAGCCGCCGCCGGAACCACTCCGACGACGAGTCGTATGAAAGCGACGACAGCGACCGCAAGAAGAAGAGGTCGTCGAGGAACGTCACCGAGGAGCAAATCGCCGAGTACTTGGCTAAGAAGGCACAGAAAAAGGTTGGcctttttttggtttgttagggTTTTGTGTTTTGTATTTCAAATGTGAAATGTTGTTTGATTGTTGTGGTTTTGGTTGATTTAGGCCGCTCGAGTAGCTAAGAAGCTGAAATCGAAGACGGTTTCGGGTTATTCCAATGATTCGAATCCCTTTGGTGATTCCAATCTCAATGAGACGTaagtttctttttcatttttggggATTCTagttctgttttctttgtttgagtcAGTTTGGTGTAGTGTGTATATGCATTTGTTGTAACAATTGTAGTTTTCGGAAGTAATAGGTTATACTTATAAGTAAGCTTATGGTTGGCGATGCAGAACTTTTCACTAGAACTAGAACTTATGATAATGATGCAAGAAAATTTTCACTTAGAAGTTTAATTCACCAACTAAAAAAATGTTGAATTTGGCTAATCTCACCAGATGAGAAACACTAGTTGTAGTGCAATGTAATGTCTGACGTTATATTCACAGCATTAGGACATAATTGTGCTTCATTGGCTGGTTCCTTAAGGTTGAAGTTATTAAGTTTCTCTATGAATGGCCCTGGTAAGGTTGAAATATGGGTTGTGACAGATATATTGGCTGTAAAACTGAAGGATATATCTATAGATATTTTCATATTGAGGAAATGTCAAATTATGCATGACTTCATCAGTACTTTCAGTGCTGAGGTATAAAATACAGATGGCAAGTTCATATTTCTTTCGGTCCTATATACAAAACATAGCTAAGCATCCATCTGCATACATATGACACTTATACCAAGTCGTATAACCAAATAATTTAAATTGTATGCTTGAACATGAAATTCATATTTCTCTACTATCCCTCTATGAATAGGATACATATTTCCATACTATTCCTCTGTGAAATGCATATATCCCTACTTGAATATGAAATATTTCCAGTACATTATTATAAGCCCATTTTCGGACCAATAATATGTAAAAAATAAGCATACTTACTGACCTAGTGATAAGATAGGTAGGTGgttgatttgaaattttgtgCTAAGTGACTAGCTAGGTAGTTGGGTGCTTGCCTCCATCTTCTTCAACTTCGATTTTAGCCAAATGTCCCATAGTTTTCATCACAAATTCTATGGACATCCGATATTTCTTGGATATCAGGCCATATTGTCCAAATATTGGGTATTTTCCTTCCCtacaaccccccccccccccccccccccccccggcaaATCTGTGTTAGTGACCCAAGAAAGAGGTAGATATGTCAAACCATGGATACAGCTAGAGTTTCTTATTCTTGTTAACATATATTGTTTTGCTGAACTATCTATTGATAATGTCTATAAGTAAATTAAGAGCTGCTTTACTATCTGTAATGTATATATTTGAGTTGATGCTATGCTGTCGCAGATTTGTATGGAGAAAGAAGATTGAGCGTGATGTCTCCCACGGCGTGCCACTCGACGTGTATTCAGTTAAAGCTGAGAAGCAAAGACAGAGAGACAGGATGGTACATTTATAACCCAACAAGACTTATCGGCTTATCAATTTCCTAATTGTTGCATTTCTTTGCCTTGTGTTGTTAAGGTCTTATCTGTCTTGTCTAAGGCTTTACATAATATTAACTTTTACTTCCAATTAGTTAAAATGTTTGATCCATATGTTAGCAATCGTGTCTTGTATAAACAATCTTAGTTGAGTTGTAGGATTTGATTGAAATTCATGATCTAAGACTTTAATTTGATCTCATTTCTTACCGGGAGCATCATAAATTTTTGCAGCACTATGGCTGGACTGTATAATGAACTGATCAGCTTGGAATAAAGTCTGTAGGCATTGTACTGAACATGAAATCGAGTCATTGTTTCACTAGAATTGGGGAGAGTTACCTTACAAATGTGGCCTTGGGGCTCTGTGGCTTTCatttaaaaacaaataagaaaaaggAATTTACTGATGCATGGCCAtaacaaagaaataaaacagaAAACACTTCATGATCAAGAGATAGGTGACATGTTTGAAATTTTTATAACTATGAACGGCGCTGATCCCTGCAGTTGTTAATCTTTTACCAAGGCACTTTCATTTGTCTTGATTGGTTCACCTTTTCTTTTGGTAACCCTCTTATGTACGCTTAGTAGTTGCATGTTTAGTGTGATAGGGCAGACAGAACTCATAAGCAGCATGGCTAGCCTTAAACTGTGACTACAATTATTTTGATACCATGTCACCTAGAATATAGTCAACCTGTATTAGTTATCTCCTGTCGGTTAGAGGGTTGGTTCTTGGTCACACGTGTGTCTGTGTGTAGCTGAATGTGTTCAAAAGAGATTACTTCCGTACCCAGGATGGGTTGAACCCTACGTAAGTTAGGTGGTTTGGGAGGTTCGGTTTCAGTGGCTTTACATATTTAGTTTATTGACTCCTGATACCTGTTCTGATACCATGTCATCTAGAATCATATAAGTTATTTCCCTTAGAGGGTTGGTTCTTGCATACATGTGTGTCTGTGTGCAGCTTGTTCTAAAGCAATTAGTCCTTTATCCAGGACAGGGAGAACCTTATATAAGCTAGGTGGGTTGGGAGGTTGTTTCAGTGTCTTTACATATCTAGTTTATTTACTCCAGATACCTGTGTGATATACACATCTGTGGCGGTACTTGGCAGTGTATTTTAAGTATCTCCATCAGCTCATGCCATGCCACAGACTTTTGTTAATTCCCAACCTTTTCTGTTTTGCTTACTTGAAATTCTAATATGTTTAAGTTCATTATGCAGGCTGAGATAGAAAAGGTTAAGAAGAGAAGGGAGGAAAGAGCACTTGAAAAAGCTCAACATGAGGAAGAAATGGTAAGTTTATTGCCTGGTATGCCAAGAACTTTTCTCTTGAGAATGTTGGCATAATGAATTGGTGTGCATTTTGCCATTGGGAAtaatatttttgttgttgtcaTTTCTTCTTACCTTATTGGTTGATATcattgtagttttgttatgcacctttcatttctttctgCAGGCGCTGCTTGCCAGAGAACGCGCTCGGGCTGAGTTCCAAGACTgggagaaaaaagaagaagaggtattCTATTTATATACCCTTCTTTTTGCTGTGAACTTTGAATGCTCTTGTATAAGTTAACATGTTATACCGCTTTTGTTGTGCCTGGTGATAGTTCCACTTTGATCAAAGCAAAATGAGGTCAGAGATCAGATTGCGTGAAGGGCGTATCAAGCCAATTGATGTACTTTCCAAGCATCTCGATGGCTCAGATGATTTAGATATTGAGATAAATGAGCCATACATGGTTTTCAAGGTAATACTCTTGTGGGACTATTCTTGCTACTTAATTTCATTTGATTTTTGTTCATTGCATTTTAAAGTCTTCTCAACTTTATTACGGCTGGAAATTTTCAACCACCTGTACTTCACAATGTGTGAGATAAACAGGGAATATAGATGTTTCTTTCCAGGGGTACTTATGTGTTTGCCTCTCCCTCTATGTATGTGTGGAGAAGGGGTATTCTTTGTTAGGTCATTGCTCCTTATCACTACTTATCAAGTCGGTTCTTGATTTGCAGCAAGAAGATTCTCATTCTTTTTTCTACTTTTTTCCCTGAAATGAAGAATGGTCTCAATTTTAAGCACGGACCATCATTTTTTTTAGTGTTCGGAATATTGATATACTCCTTTCAGTTCTCCATTTTGGTTATGTgtatttgaaactctttttgtaacCAGTCAGTGAAGAAGGCGAGTTCTTGTTTTTCTCCCTGAAATGAAGAATGGTCTCAATTTTAAGCATGGACCATCATTTTTTTTAGTGTTCGGAATATTGATATACTCCTTTCAGTTCTCCATTTTGGTTATGTgtatttgaaactctttttgtaacCAGTCAGTGAAGAAGGCGAGTTCTTGTTTTTCTCCCCATTGGTGTGTTATGTGTAGAATACAGGGAGAGAGTgtaggtctttttttttttgggtgaagtGTGAAgttgctttttgtttgtgggGGAGGTTGTTTTTGGAGGCAGGTTTGAGTTGGGAGATGCCAGCAGGGAGTGTTGCTCTAATAAGTGCAAGGTATCTTGGCAATGGCCAAGGGAAGAAGGCTAAAGTTCTCTGGGTTGCGGTGACCTAGCTGTCATTTGGGTGCCTTTGATGGAAATAAATAGAAGAGTTATCTGAGGATTATACAGGTGCGGGGATAGAGGGAGGAGCTATGGGATAGAGTAAAACTTTTGGCAGCTCTATGGGTTCTGTTTATACACTTTTTTTTTGCTTATTCGGCCTGACAGAAATCCAAGGCGATAGCATCTCTCGTCATTTGTTTGTTTGGAGGACAGCTGTAGTCTAAGCATAAGGTCTTTAGTGTATCTTGTCTACAGCTTTTAAATTGTATTTGGTGTAGCTTTCTGGTTTCTGCTGGTTGTCTGTCTTTGTTTGTGGACTACTTGTAGACTTTTATTGTATTATTCTTGTGTTAATTAAATTTTGTTACATCAGAAAAAAAGTAGTCAATAATTGGGAAGCTCAAAATTTTCTATAACTATTATTTCTGTCTATGTTCTGTTGTATTTTTTATAGACAATTAAATGGAGGCATATAATTTACATTGGCTTTTGACATGTATGATTCAGGGCTTGACGGTAAAGGAAATGGAAGAGCTTCGAGATGACATCAAAATGCATCTTGATTTGGACAGGGCAACCCCTACACATATAGAATACTGGGAGGtattattcctttctcttttccttttattGCTTTCTACCTTTGACATGGTCTACTTAACTAAAGAATACGAGCACTTCAGATTACTCAAAGTCATGATGATAACTAAAGATCAGTGTCTTCTGTTATGCATTTGGTTTAATTCATGTAAGTGGTGGTGAACTTCaaacatttagggtttagggtttagagctGGTGCTCCTTTATTTGGCTCAAAGAACTTGTttctttaaaaagaaaattgggTCTCCTTGGAGTTGTCTTGGGGTTAGTAGTTCAATTATACTCGTAGCAAATGAGTAAACTAAAGGAATGTGAAAGATTGCAGATTGGCCAGCTGAAATTGATTGCTTGGTCTTCATTTGATTACCTGAAATTTTTATTAATGAACTGTAAATAGTGCAAATGGTGCCTGAAAATGATATATTTGAGAACCAAGGTTCAATGGTGAACCATTTCTTGATATGTGCCATTTGGCAGGCACTTTTGGTGGTTTGCGATTGGGAGCTATCTGAAGCTCGGAAAAAGGATGCTTTGGATCGAGCTAGGGTTCGTGGGGAGGAACCTCCTGCCGAGTTACTTGCTGAACAAAGAGGCATGCATTCTAGCATTGAAGCAGATGTCAAGAATCTCTTGGAAGGGAAGACTTACAGTCAGTTGGAGGCATTACAGTCTGAAATTGAGTCACAGATGCGTTCTGGTACAGCCAAGGTCGTTGAGTATTGGGAGGCTGTTCTTACACGCCTCCATATATTCAAGGCAAAGGTACGTATCACTAGATTCTTGAAAAGCTTTTGATGTTATTTACAGCTACATGGTTGAGTCTTACTATTTAAGTGCTGCTAATACAGGCCTGTTTGAAAGAAATCCATGCTAAAATGTTGCACAAGCATCTGCAACGCCTTGAGGGACGAGAGGATGATGAAGAGAAATTGGATATGCCCGATGACTTGCAACCTGAAGAGGAGAGTGAGCCTGATGCTAATGGTATGCACACTTTTCATTTGCAGTAAACAAatagttttatttttcattttttattatttattttatttttattctaatATGGATTGTCATAATAGGTGCTGAAACATATTCACCAGAACCTGTAGAGGAGGAGATCCACATTGCTGAAGAAGAGGCTGAAGAGGCCGGTTCATTTTCACCTGAACTATTACATGGAGATGAAAATGAGGAAGTGATGGACCCTGAAGAGGATAGGGCTATACTGGTAAACCTTTTAATAATACGTGAGCATGCAAGTTTTCAAAGTGCTTTGGTGTGACCATACAACTCTTTTGCTATGTTAATAGGAACGCAAGCGTATGGCCGTATTAGAAGAACAACAAAGACGAATTCAAGAGGCTATGGCATCAAAGCCAGCTCCACCATCAGAAGATAACTTTGAGATGAAGGCTGCCATGAAAGCCATGGGTGCCATGGAGGAAGGTGATGCAATATTTGGCTCTGGTTCTGAAGTGAACCTTGACTCACAGGTACTTCATCTTGCCCATTTTCCCAATTACCATTTTTGTTCTTCTATTAACTTGTGGATAGAAGTTGACAATTTCATGGATGCAGGTTTACTGGTGGCACGACAAGTACCGACCTAGAAAGCCGAAATATTTCAACCGTGTTCACACAGGATATGAATGGAACAAGTACAATCAGACCCACTATGATCACGATAACCCACCTCCAAAGATTGTGCAAGGATATAAATTCAACATCTTCTATCCAGACCTTGTTGACAAGATAAAGGCTCCAACTTATACTATTGAGAAGGATGGAAACAGCAGCGAGACCTGCATTATAAGGTTTCATGCAGGGCCACCTTACGAAGACATTGTAAGTTTTCTTTGATCTGAAAAATTGAATGCTGTTGATGAATTCTGTTTACGAGTAAATTACTGAAATATTATTTATCACAGGCATTCCGTATAGTGAACAAAGAATGGGAATACTCTCACAAGAAGGGGTTTAAATGCACATTCGAGCGTGGAATTTTGCACGTATACTTTAACTTCAAACGATACCGGTACCGCAGGTGATGTGGCTGGTCTGCAACTGGTTCACACAGTTTCATTTCATATGTTCTGGGTtagtgaagaaaaaaaaacggaaACAAAGAGCTTGTACTCACTACTCACTTGTGTTGTAGTTTATGTAATATAAGATTGAGTGCTGCTATTGCCACCTTATTAACTAGTTTGTTCATCCTACATTCTCATCTCACTctacatatatatttattaatttcaagtttactttgttcacccatTTGCAGTATTTAAAATACCCTTTTTCAATGTCGAGTTTAactcgaatttttttttctatttggcttcTTCCGCGTCTCTCTTAGTTCTTTTGGGCCTTCTCCTCGTCTCTCTTTGTCAATCAGTCTCAGGATGTCTCAGTCAATCAGTCTCATCGATAGAGGTTCGGCGTATATACATACTGAAAACTATAAAATTGTTTAGTAGAGGTTCACCGAAGACTATTCAATATTTCGGTTATACTCTACCGAATGAAACAAAAATCTGTAACTTTCAGTTCTACAATCATAAATGAAGaaacatgaaaacaaaaaaaact
This region includes:
- the LOC133721299 gene encoding splicing factor Cactin, encoding MDWAFETWPCLKPDPNSKLLISIRYKPESHRQGMGRSSRSRKEASSSRRRRKSDDSDSDSDSYTDSDDSDSLDSSPARSSGKRKERSSRSRKSSSRRRNHSDDESYESDDSDRKKKRSSRNVTEEQIAEYLAKKAQKKAARVAKKLKSKTVSGYSNDSNPFGDSNLNETFVWRKKIERDVSHGVPLDVYSVKAEKQRQRDRMAEIEKVKKRREERALEKAQHEEEMALLARERARAEFQDWEKKEEEFHFDQSKMRSEIRLREGRIKPIDVLSKHLDGSDDLDIEINEPYMVFKGLTVKEMEELRDDIKMHLDLDRATPTHIEYWEALLVVCDWELSEARKKDALDRARVRGEEPPAELLAEQRGMHSSIEADVKNLLEGKTYSQLEALQSEIESQMRSGTAKVVEYWEAVLTRLHIFKAKACLKEIHAKMLHKHLQRLEGREDDEEKLDMPDDLQPEEESEPDANGAETYSPEPVEEEIHIAEEEAEEAGSFSPELLHGDENEEVMDPEEDRAILERKRMAVLEEQQRRIQEAMASKPAPPSEDNFEMKAAMKAMGAMEEGDAIFGSGSEVNLDSQVYWWHDKYRPRKPKYFNRVHTGYEWNKYNQTHYDHDNPPPKIVQGYKFNIFYPDLVDKIKAPTYTIEKDGNSSETCIIRFHAGPPYEDIAFRIVNKEWEYSHKKGFKCTFERGILHVYFNFKRYRYRR
- the LOC133722895 gene encoding pectinesterase-like produces the protein MELLQNVTSTMSQIHDDDGDLFLNVTIQHCANFLGEIAGVLNWTLSSIDQEYTKASSGDYNKSYTTGDVISHARTLLNASHGSQETCMEVLNGTKHSMVAGNLKQVTASIYEIFDMLQMLQACSPDFSKATGAIPIGSTGLDDFKITLKPNVTVSQDGKGDFKLIMDAIAAAPSHSTKYFVILVKKGVYNEYVNINNTKSNMILIGEGKDATIISGSKSAGCGLTTFDTATFVPIAVRAQGFVAIDIGFENTAGQNNKQAVALLSGGDHSVFYRCKITGNQDTLLVQAGRQFFRECQITGTVDFIFGYGTVVFQKCNIYIKKNQIGGTSVIAAHGRNSSTDSSGFSFQFCNIDGDPKVSAVEPTQEGAYLGRSWGIYARTVFMQSSISDVLRPEGWLQWHLDPEDKLYFGEYQNSGPGAALGGRVKWPGFHKMTASDADKYTVANFIDGNSWLASLGIPYTQGLDPPANPPTNPPTNPPANPPANPPANPPANRPANPPANPPMAASTIIVTTYKKFISSFYTSD